In one Candidatus Thiopontia autotrophica genomic region, the following are encoded:
- a CDS encoding transposase — MLRGNAKQTIFTEAVEYQQFEKILAQGLEAHQVKLHAYCWMKNHLHLALQVGKIPLSKLMQSLSQRYTVWFNHRHDRVGHLFQGRYKDILIDSDQYLLELIRYIHLNPVRANLVTDSADYPHSSHRAYSGIAAAPPWLTMDWGLGQFGEETVAARNNYLEFMGHPVKEEMDRQLCNGSEQGRILGGERFVSNIEAKTGNNNNKRSLTPPEVTPQEVVEVVAEVFQLEAWEVTGASRARDLAEARAVTALVGMDDCALTLTEISKQLQRDLPTLSRQVKALRGKIARNPALQTKVDEVGVRLRLL; from the coding sequence ATGCTCCGTGGTAATGCCAAACAGACGATCTTTACTGAGGCGGTAGAGTACCAGCAGTTTGAGAAGATTCTGGCGCAAGGGTTAGAGGCGCACCAAGTCAAACTACACGCATACTGCTGGATGAAAAATCATCTCCATCTGGCGCTGCAGGTAGGTAAGATACCGCTCTCAAAACTGATGCAGAGCCTGTCACAACGTTACACCGTCTGGTTTAACCACCGCCACGACAGGGTGGGGCACCTCTTTCAAGGGCGCTACAAAGATATACTCATCGACAGTGATCAATACCTGCTGGAGCTGATCCGCTACATCCACCTCAACCCGGTTCGGGCCAATCTGGTGACAGATTCTGCAGACTACCCACACAGTAGTCATCGTGCGTACAGTGGTATCGCAGCCGCACCTCCTTGGCTGACCATGGATTGGGGGCTGGGTCAGTTCGGAGAAGAGACAGTTGCAGCTAGAAACAACTACCTTGAATTCATGGGGCACCCCGTGAAGGAGGAGATGGACCGTCAACTGTGTAACGGTAGCGAACAGGGAAGAATCCTCGGTGGGGAGCGCTTCGTCAGCAATATAGAGGCTAAAACAGGAAATAACAACAATAAGCGAAGCCTGACCCCGCCAGAGGTGACCCCGCAAGAGGTGGTGGAGGTTGTTGCCGAAGTGTTTCAACTGGAAGCCTGGGAGGTGACTGGAGCAAGCCGTGCAAGAGACCTTGCAGAGGCAAGAGCCGTGACTGCGCTGGTTGGTATGGATGACTGTGCTCTGACGCTCACTGAAATTTCTAAACAGTTGCAGAGAGATCTCCCAACCCTGAGCAGACAGGTTAAAGCCCTGCGTGGAAAAATAGCCAGAAACCCAGCCCTGCAAACCAAAGTGGATGAGGTCGGGGTCAGGCTTCGCTTATTGTAG
- a CDS encoding ATP-binding protein, whose product MIKRLLESKLVDAINNMPVVALLGPRQVGKTTLALEVAKLIDKSSHYLDLELDSDIAKLSDAQAYLERFKGKLLIIDEVQRQPDLFRLLRSLVDSRKRSGERSAQFLLLGSASRDLIQHSSETLAGRIRFIELTPFSVSELSAQNEYQYNMEKHWLRGGFPDSCLATSDDQSWSWRGDFISSYIERDIPLMGPHIQPVTMRRLWTMLAHNNGQQANYSKLGESIGVNYKTIKSYIDTLSEFYMVRQLQPWSGNTKKRLVKAPKIYLRDSGIAHRFLTITDFESLLGHPVIGASWEAFVIENVLGQLSDKWQYSYYRTSAQAEIDLVLEGPNKQILAVEIKRSLSPSVSKGFYYACDDINATHKFIIYPGKERYPTVNNVEVMGLIEFVNYGQLWGHN is encoded by the coding sequence ATGATAAAAAGATTATTAGAAAGCAAGCTTGTTGATGCGATTAACAACATGCCCGTTGTTGCGCTGCTTGGCCCTCGGCAGGTGGGTAAAACGACACTAGCATTAGAGGTTGCAAAGCTAATTGATAAAAGTAGTCATTATCTTGACCTTGAGTTGGATTCAGATATTGCTAAATTATCCGATGCTCAAGCCTATCTTGAAAGGTTTAAGGGTAAGCTTTTAATTATTGATGAAGTGCAAAGGCAGCCAGATCTATTTCGACTATTACGCTCTTTGGTTGATAGTAGAAAGAGGTCTGGCGAGCGTTCAGCGCAGTTTCTATTACTTGGTTCGGCATCACGTGATTTAATTCAACACTCATCAGAAACATTGGCAGGACGTATTAGATTTATAGAGCTAACACCATTTTCTGTCAGTGAACTGAGTGCCCAGAATGAATATCAATACAACATGGAGAAGCATTGGCTACGTGGAGGTTTTCCAGATAGTTGTTTGGCCACATCGGATGATCAGAGTTGGTCTTGGAGAGGGGATTTTATCTCATCTTATATAGAAAGAGATATTCCATTAATGGGGCCGCATATTCAGCCAGTCACAATGCGTAGGCTTTGGACAATGCTTGCCCATAATAATGGACAGCAAGCTAATTACTCTAAACTTGGTGAGAGTATTGGGGTTAATTACAAAACGATAAAGAGTTATATAGATACGCTGAGTGAATTTTATATGGTTCGACAGTTGCAGCCTTGGTCTGGCAACACTAAAAAACGATTGGTCAAGGCGCCAAAAATATATTTGAGGGATAGTGGTATTGCCCACCGTTTTTTAACCATTACAGATTTTGAAAGTTTATTAGGTCATCCTGTTATTGGTGCGAGTTGGGAGGCTTTTGTGATAGAAAATGTACTAGGTCAATTATCAGATAAATGGCAATATAGCTATTATAGAACTTCAGCACAAGCTGAAATAGATTTGGTATTAGAAGGCCCAAATAAGCAGATTTTGGCGGTAGAAATAAAAAGGTCTTTATCACCATCTGTCTCTAAAGGTTTTTATTATGCTTGTGATGATATTAACGCTACGCATAAATTTATCATTTATCCGGGAAAAGAAAGATATCCAACAGTAAACAATGTGGAAGTTATGGGATTAATCGAGTTTGTCAATTATGGGCAATTATGGGGACACAATTAG